One genomic window of Elaeis guineensis isolate ETL-2024a chromosome 2, EG11, whole genome shotgun sequence includes the following:
- the LOC105032429 gene encoding uncharacterized protein: protein MFPQMDITKMDRGTLTLVGAAFCVMLSMHFTVQLLSQHLFYWKNPKEQKAIIIIILMAPLYAIDSFVGLLDIQGSKAFFMILDSVKECYEALVIAKFMALMYSYLNISLSKNIVPDEVKGRVIHHSFPVSLFLPHTIRLEHHTLKLLKYWTWQFVVIRPVCSILMIALQFLGLYSNWVSWTFTIILNISVSMALYALVIFYHVFAKELAPHKPLAKFMCIKGIVFFCFWQGVALDVLAAAGVIKSHHFWLDVEHIQEAIQNVLVILEMVVFSVIQQYAYHVAPYSGADAAKMKYKKNE from the exons ATGTTTCCACAAATGGATATAACAAAAATGGACCGTGGAACTCTCACTCTGGTGGGGGCAGCATTCTGTGTGATGCTGTCTATGCATTTTACAGTACAGTTGCTATCCCAACATCTTTTCTATTGGAAAAATCCAAAGGAACAGAAAGCTATAATAATCATTATCCTGATGGCTCCCTTGTACGCAATTGACTCCTTTGTCGGTTTGCTAGATATTCAGGGCAGTAAAGCCTTCTTTATGATTTTGGACTCTGTTAAAGAATGTTATGAGGCATTG GTGATTGCTAAGTTCATGGCTTTGATGTATAGTTACCTGAATATATCTCTTAGTAAGAACATTGTGCCTGATGAGGTCAAAGGAAGGGTGATTCATCATTCTTTTCCTGTGTCTCTTTTTCTG CCTCACACCATCCGATTGGAGCATCATACATTGAAGCTTCTTAAGTACTGGACATGGCAGTTTGTTGTAATTCGACCAGTCTGCTCTATCCTGATGATAGCACTTCAATTTCTTGGTCTGTACAGCAACTGGGTCAGCTGGACTTTCACCATCATCTTGAACATATCCGTTTCTATGGCCTTATATGCCTTGGTGATCTTCTACCATGTGTTTGCAAAGGAGCTGGCACCACACAAGCCTCTAGCAAAGTTCATGTGCATCAAAGGGATTGTCTTCTTTTGCTTCTGGCAG GGGGTTGCGCTTGATGTCCTGGCTGCTGCGGGAGTTATAAAATCACATCATTTCTGGTTGGACGTCGAGCATATTCAGGAAGCCATTCAAAATGTCTTGGTAATTCTAGAAATGGTTGTCTTTTCTGTCATCCAGCAGTATGCTTACCATGTCGCCCCATATAGCGGAGCTGATGCAGCAAAGATGAAATACAAGAAGAATGAATGA